A single Deltaproteobacteria bacterium DNA region contains:
- a CDS encoding YdeI/OmpD-associated family protein encodes MPLVRFKAELVRRRQQLCLDLPAEASDALGHKGRVPVTGTLNTFPIDTSVFPTDDGGHFMMVPPELQRLAGVSVGSNVKVVLQIARQPEKVEVPEDLQRALADADAARKAFERLAFSHQREYVEWIEEAKRPETRARRIEKTVERLLESPMS; translated from the coding sequence ATGCCGCTCGTTCGTTTCAAGGCAGAGTTGGTCCGTCGTCGTCAGCAACTCTGCCTCGATTTGCCCGCTGAGGCGAGTGATGCCCTTGGCCACAAGGGCCGGGTGCCCGTCACCGGGACCCTGAACACCTTCCCCATCGACACCAGCGTCTTCCCGACCGACGACGGCGGCCACTTCATGATGGTGCCCCCCGAGCTGCAGCGCCTCGCCGGCGTCTCGGTGGGGAGCAACGTCAAGGTGGTCCTGCAGATCGCCCGGCAGCCGGAGAAGGTCGAGGTCCCCGAGGATCTGCAGCGAGCGCTCGCGGACGCCGACGCGGCGCGCAAGGCCTTCGAGCGCCTAGCCTTCTCGCACCAGCGCGAGTACGTCGAGTGGATCGAGGAGGCCAAGCGCCCCGAGACCCGCGCCCGGCGGATCGAGAAGACGGTGGAGCGTCTCCTCGAGTCGCCGATGAGCTGA
- a CDS encoding sigma 54-interacting transcriptional regulator: MHSRETVKEVRGGRERDLVALTERFLSSRRLGATVGLCVLEGAPGIGKSHLLSALVAQTEAEVLPHYLLRGRAGDGPFGLFAEALPAMLASLSELGVSPALRKALEEALAPLLPGAPQRAPAASGTDASARRLAAFEAAAELVLLIGRERAPLVVIDELEQADAASLDLLRYLLATLVAPGSTHAARDLSAVPRGLWLLARSTGEGIAGAGALDALLAGLPLERYPLGGLDLEDLRAYLQRGEVLASLLEATGGVPERIDDALARLGEGAGIHSLGGARIARLEPEVRRILSLLALAGRPLSLDLLASAAGEPRAEVERLLQALPAALAPQLGRAPLREVSLGLERTREELIGTLGEDELPALHHELARALREADSDASEEIAEHLVAAGEAGAAASFALDAARELHTRLDWHRAASLLERVVQALPREARAGQGELFGLLVELHEARGAYAAALRALGRARLGGLEGAPRRLKAAALCLRLGRGAAARGVCRRALAAGDPDGLELHAHLAEAHWLLGELDEAQTVAAGGLALEGPIVARLGLRNTLGKVHLHRAAYEAAEAAFGQNAREAEAADLAGERAKALNNLGVTAQRAGDRPAALAHYEASLASKLGPADRSREAFALQNIASLHHERGAYEAALEHYHRALTAFTRIGSLGQIARVAANLGNLYAFLGDVERARGLAEHAHASAERAGDAYLLAYAEVVRGDAARAAGESRPAREAYDAAIEGFDRISAPRYAAEARLSLAGELQRTGDLAAARKLLSEVEALLAERRLPGLTSAWALRVAEVALAAEGGIEDAIRALARAKDALLSHPEPDGPVELYFLEGRLKSLLGQDEAASTAYGRARELLDALALEVPVSHRTLFLGQPRWRGLQDALVGREITPERLREALSLDRGRRPAAASEPGGRSDPRIVGGDPRLRRVVELAHRLAGAETTVLVRGESGTGKELIADLMHRHSARAQGPFVKMNCAAMHEELLLSELFGHEKGAFTGAVRQRKGRFEQAHGGTLFLDEIGDISPKAQVALLRVLQSGELQRVGGTETITVDVRLVCATHRDLEGMMARGEFREDLYYRLKGAMLELPSLRERSGDLPALVAHFLQKLARERGEPVLQVAPEVMNAISAHPWPGNIRELENVVRSLALFAEGETIDLAALEHHPDLLAALGAAGVELSPASPSAAPAVTSGGGPVDFFGEVKARGLSLKELKAEVERTCIEQALAEADGNISEAARLLGMKRSRLSQIVNADPRLKELTGGI, from the coding sequence ATGCACAGCAGAGAGACGGTGAAAGAGGTGCGGGGTGGGCGCGAGAGGGATCTCGTCGCGCTGACGGAGCGCTTCCTCTCCAGCCGCCGCCTCGGCGCGACCGTCGGCCTCTGCGTGCTCGAGGGCGCGCCCGGGATCGGGAAGAGCCACCTGCTCTCCGCGCTCGTGGCGCAGACCGAGGCAGAGGTCCTGCCGCACTACCTGCTGCGTGGGCGGGCGGGCGACGGCCCCTTCGGCCTCTTCGCCGAGGCGCTGCCCGCGATGCTGGCCTCCCTCTCCGAGCTGGGCGTCTCCCCGGCGCTGCGCAAGGCGCTCGAGGAGGCGCTCGCGCCCCTGCTGCCGGGCGCACCCCAGCGCGCGCCGGCTGCGAGCGGTACCGACGCCAGCGCCCGCCGCCTCGCCGCCTTCGAGGCGGCCGCCGAGCTCGTCCTCCTGATCGGCCGCGAGCGCGCGCCGCTGGTGGTGATCGACGAGCTCGAGCAGGCTGACGCCGCCTCTCTCGATCTGCTGCGCTACCTCCTGGCCACCCTGGTCGCGCCCGGGAGCACCCACGCGGCCCGGGACCTCTCGGCCGTCCCCCGGGGCCTCTGGCTGCTGGCCCGCAGCACGGGCGAGGGGATCGCCGGCGCCGGTGCGCTCGACGCGCTCCTCGCCGGGCTGCCCCTCGAGCGCTACCCCCTCGGGGGCCTCGACCTCGAGGATCTGCGCGCCTACCTGCAGCGCGGCGAGGTCCTCGCCTCGCTCCTGGAGGCCACCGGCGGTGTCCCGGAGCGCATCGACGACGCCCTCGCCCGCCTCGGTGAGGGTGCGGGGATCCACTCGCTGGGCGGCGCGCGGATCGCGCGCCTCGAGCCCGAGGTCCGGCGGATCCTCTCGCTCCTCGCCCTGGCCGGACGCCCCCTCTCCCTGGACCTGCTGGCCTCGGCCGCCGGCGAGCCGCGCGCCGAGGTGGAGCGCCTCCTCCAGGCGCTGCCCGCCGCCCTCGCGCCCCAGCTCGGCCGCGCGCCGCTGCGCGAGGTCTCCCTTGGCCTCGAGCGCACCCGCGAGGAGCTGATCGGCACCCTCGGCGAGGACGAGCTGCCGGCCCTCCATCACGAGCTCGCCCGGGCGCTGCGGGAGGCGGACTCCGACGCCAGCGAGGAGATCGCCGAGCACCTGGTGGCCGCCGGCGAGGCCGGCGCCGCGGCGAGCTTCGCCCTCGACGCCGCCCGCGAGCTCCACACCCGCCTCGACTGGCACCGCGCCGCCTCCCTCCTGGAGCGGGTGGTGCAGGCCCTGCCGCGCGAGGCTCGCGCTGGGCAGGGCGAGCTCTTCGGCCTCCTGGTCGAGCTGCACGAGGCGCGCGGCGCCTACGCGGCCGCCCTGCGCGCCCTCGGGCGCGCTCGCCTCGGCGGCCTCGAGGGAGCGCCTCGCCGCCTGAAGGCCGCCGCGCTCTGCCTGCGCCTCGGGCGCGGGGCCGCGGCCCGCGGGGTCTGCCGCCGGGCCCTCGCCGCCGGCGATCCCGATGGCCTGGAGCTGCACGCTCACCTCGCCGAGGCCCACTGGCTCCTGGGTGAGCTCGACGAGGCCCAGACCGTCGCGGCCGGGGGCCTGGCCCTCGAGGGGCCGATCGTCGCCCGCCTCGGGCTGCGCAACACCCTGGGCAAGGTGCACCTGCACCGCGCCGCCTACGAGGCGGCCGAGGCTGCCTTCGGGCAGAACGCCCGGGAGGCCGAGGCCGCGGACCTGGCGGGGGAGCGGGCCAAGGCCCTCAACAACCTCGGTGTCACCGCCCAGCGGGCCGGCGATCGTCCGGCGGCGCTGGCCCACTACGAGGCCTCCCTGGCCTCGAAGCTCGGGCCCGCCGATCGCTCGCGGGAGGCCTTCGCCCTGCAGAACATCGCCTCGCTCCACCACGAGCGCGGCGCCTACGAGGCGGCCCTCGAGCACTACCACCGGGCGCTCACCGCCTTCACCCGCATCGGGAGCCTCGGGCAGATCGCCCGGGTCGCCGCGAACCTCGGCAACCTCTACGCCTTCCTCGGGGACGTCGAGCGGGCCCGGGGCCTGGCCGAGCACGCCCACGCGAGCGCCGAGCGCGCCGGGGACGCCTACCTGCTGGCCTACGCCGAGGTGGTCCGCGGCGACGCCGCCCGCGCCGCCGGTGAGAGCCGCCCGGCCCGCGAGGCCTACGACGCCGCCATCGAGGGCTTCGACCGGATCTCCGCCCCGCGCTACGCGGCGGAGGCCCGCCTCTCCCTGGCGGGAGAGCTGCAGCGCACCGGCGATCTCGCCGCCGCCCGCAAGCTCCTCTCCGAGGTCGAGGCGCTCCTCGCGGAGCGCCGGCTGCCCGGCCTCACCTCCGCCTGGGCCCTGCGCGTGGCCGAGGTGGCCCTCGCCGCGGAAGGGGGCATCGAGGACGCCATCCGGGCCCTGGCCCGGGCGAAGGACGCCCTCCTCTCCCACCCCGAGCCCGACGGCCCGGTGGAGCTCTACTTCCTGGAGGGCCGCCTGAAGTCCCTCCTCGGCCAGGACGAGGCCGCCTCGACCGCCTACGGCCGGGCCCGGGAGCTCCTCGACGCGCTCGCCCTCGAGGTGCCGGTGAGCCACCGGACCCTCTTCCTCGGGCAGCCCCGCTGGCGGGGCCTGCAGGACGCCCTGGTGGGCCGGGAGATCACCCCCGAGCGCCTGCGGGAGGCCCTCTCCCTCGATCGTGGTCGCCGCCCCGCCGCCGCGAGCGAGCCCGGGGGCCGCAGCGATCCTCGCATCGTCGGCGGCGATCCCCGCCTGCGCCGCGTCGTCGAGCTGGCGCACCGCCTGGCGGGCGCCGAGACCACGGTGCTGGTGCGCGGCGAGTCGGGCACCGGCAAGGAGCTGATCGCCGACCTGATGCACCGCCACTCCGCGCGGGCGCAGGGCCCCTTCGTGAAGATGAACTGCGCCGCGATGCACGAGGAGCTGCTCCTCTCCGAGCTCTTCGGGCACGAGAAGGGCGCCTTCACCGGCGCGGTGCGCCAGCGCAAGGGCCGCTTCGAGCAGGCCCACGGCGGCACCCTCTTCCTCGACGAGATCGGCGACATCTCCCCCAAGGCCCAGGTGGCCCTCCTGCGGGTGCTCCAGAGCGGAGAGCTGCAGCGGGTGGGCGGCACCGAGACGATCACCGTGGACGTGCGGCTGGTCTGCGCCACCCACCGGGATCTCGAGGGCATGATGGCCCGGGGCGAGTTCCGCGAGGATCTCTACTACCGCCTCAAGGGCGCGATGCTCGAGCTCCCCTCCCTGCGGGAGCGCAGCGGGGACCTCCCGGCGCTGGTGGCCCACTTCCTGCAAAAGCTGGCCCGCGAGAGAGGTGAGCCCGTCCTTCAGGTGGCTCCAGAGGTCATGAACGCGATCAGCGCCCATCCCTGGCCCGGCAACATCCGGGAGCTCGAGAACGTGGTCCGCAGCCTGGCGCTCTTCGCCGAGGGCGAGACCATCGATCTCGCCGCGCTGGAGCACCACCCCGACCTCCTCGCCGCCCTCGGCGCCGCCGGCGTCGAGCTCTCGCCCGCCTCCCCGAGCGCGGCGCCCGCCGTCACGAGCGGCGGTGGTCCCGTCGACTTCTTCGGCGAGGTGAAGGCCCGTGGCCTCTCCCTGAAGGAGCTGAAGGCCGAGGTCGAGCGCACCTGCATCGAGCAGGCCCTCGCCGAGGCGGACGGCAACATCTCCGAGGCGGCGCGCCTGCTCGGCATGAAGCGCTCCCGCCTCTCCCAGATCGTCAACGCGGATCCCCGTCTGAAGGAGCTCACCGGTGGCATCTGA
- a CDS encoding cache domain-containing protein, with amino-acid sequence MIKLKFWIYSLLAVVLIGALFAFTAKFFLADLERGSSARLERAVVRLAQAQTQRQAAELDYARTLARDPAVLEAIQAARRLAGNPPTSNVTRAQEAIAEVILPAGVRPALEVVLSTPSGASRARVGESVEEGASTEDFAWLTAVHAGDARSTMYPVGEGNVLAVASAPVAADGGEPLGAITLFFPVDAGLLTALRSQVGVEVTVARGQAIVASSGELNDAGAVALATKSASPDDAVPWGESDQLLIMPYLVQVVGLTVPEGYARKVPLPGVADAVLIATVSVHDSVAAFDEIALYWMGGAGGLLALSLIWAFFVASGAGGKWAKRLVADIERSVSGDTAHRLEPRRYSRAFRPVAEAINAALEGAASRAPGLADQVMVHRDADIGSVLGDHPAETPEADHDDFGFGDAPAPAAAFGGDDEIAPIMPGDFPGAGGAPDAGGFDPFSDAPAPAASLDPPAPPPADGGFDPFSAPAAAPPAAPAAAADPGGFDPFADPAPAAAPAAYTPPAPPPAAPAPASDDPFATEMESSADQGDYFSDSTRVVNLNDLAAQEQAAASASSAPAPAAAPDPFAQAAADPFAAAYGEDGMDDGHEGPDATVVAKVPDALLAATARAQGGAARDPDEEHFKQVFQDFVATRRQCGEGADGLTFDKFAAKLRKNRDAIKGKHGARSVRFQVYVKAGKAALKATPVK; translated from the coding sequence ATGATCAAGCTCAAGTTCTGGATCTACTCGCTCCTGGCGGTCGTTCTGATCGGGGCGCTCTTCGCCTTCACGGCGAAGTTCTTCCTGGCCGACCTCGAGCGGGGCTCCTCGGCGAGACTGGAGCGAGCCGTGGTGAGGCTGGCTCAGGCCCAGACCCAGCGGCAGGCCGCCGAGCTCGACTATGCCCGCACCCTCGCCCGGGACCCGGCGGTCCTCGAGGCCATCCAGGCCGCGCGCCGCCTCGCCGGCAACCCGCCGACCTCCAACGTCACCCGCGCCCAGGAGGCGATCGCCGAGGTCATCCTCCCGGCCGGCGTCCGTCCGGCGCTGGAGGTGGTGCTCTCCACGCCCAGCGGCGCGAGCCGGGCCCGGGTGGGCGAGAGCGTGGAGGAGGGCGCGAGCACCGAGGACTTCGCCTGGCTCACCGCGGTGCACGCCGGGGATGCCCGCTCGACGATGTACCCGGTGGGCGAGGGCAACGTGCTGGCCGTGGCCTCCGCGCCGGTCGCAGCAGACGGCGGCGAGCCCCTCGGCGCGATCACCCTCTTCTTCCCGGTGGACGCCGGCCTCCTCACCGCGCTGCGCTCGCAGGTCGGGGTCGAGGTGACCGTCGCCCGGGGGCAGGCCATCGTGGCCTCCTCCGGCGAGCTCAACGACGCCGGCGCGGTCGCCCTCGCCACGAAGAGCGCCAGCCCCGACGACGCCGTGCCATGGGGGGAGAGCGATCAGCTGCTGATCATGCCCTACCTGGTGCAGGTGGTCGGCCTCACCGTTCCGGAGGGCTACGCCCGCAAGGTGCCGCTCCCCGGCGTCGCCGACGCGGTGCTGATCGCCACCGTGAGCGTGCACGACTCGGTGGCCGCCTTCGACGAGATCGCCCTCTACTGGATGGGCGGCGCCGGCGGCCTCCTGGCCCTCTCCCTGATCTGGGCCTTCTTCGTCGCCTCGGGTGCCGGCGGCAAGTGGGCGAAGCGCCTGGTGGCCGACATCGAGCGCTCGGTCTCGGGTGACACCGCCCATCGCCTGGAGCCGCGCCGCTACTCCCGCGCCTTCCGGCCGGTGGCCGAGGCGATCAACGCCGCGCTCGAGGGGGCGGCGAGCCGCGCCCCGGGGCTGGCCGATCAGGTGATGGTCCACCGCGACGCGGACATCGGCAGCGTGCTCGGCGATCACCCGGCCGAGACGCCCGAGGCGGACCACGACGACTTCGGCTTCGGTGACGCTCCCGCTCCGGCGGCCGCGTTCGGCGGGGACGATGAGATCGCGCCGATCATGCCGGGCGATTTCCCGGGGGCAGGCGGGGCGCCCGACGCCGGTGGCTTCGACCCCTTCTCCGACGCGCCCGCGCCGGCCGCCTCCCTCGATCCGCCCGCGCCGCCCCCGGCGGACGGCGGCTTCGATCCCTTCTCCGCGCCCGCGGCTGCGCCTCCCGCGGCGCCGGCCGCCGCCGCGGACCCCGGGGGCTTCGATCCCTTCGCCGATCCCGCCCCGGCCGCCGCCCCGGCGGCCTACACGCCGCCCGCGCCGCCTCCGGCCGCGCCCGCGCCCGCCAGCGACGATCCCTTCGCCACGGAGATGGAGTCCTCCGCGGATCAGGGCGACTACTTCTCGGACTCGACCCGGGTGGTGAACCTCAACGACCTCGCCGCCCAGGAGCAGGCCGCGGCCTCCGCGTCCTCGGCTCCGGCCCCGGCGGCGGCGCCCGATCCCTTCGCCCAGGCGGCGGCCGATCCCTTCGCCGCGGCCTACGGCGAGGACGGCATGGACGACGGCCACGAGGGCCCCGACGCCACCGTGGTCGCCAAGGTCCCCGACGCCCTGCTCGCCGCGACCGCTCGCGCCCAGGGCGGCGCCGCGCGAGACCCGGACGAGGAGCACTTCAAGCAGGTCTTCCAGGACTTCGTGGCCACCCGCCGCCAGTGCGGCGAGGGCGCCGACGGCCTGACCTTCGACAAGTTCGCCGCCAAGCTGCGCAAGAACCGGGACGCGATCAAGGGAAAGCACGGCGCGCGCTCGGTCCGCTTCCAGGTCTACGTGAAGGCCGGCAAGGCCGCCCTGAAGGCCACTCCGGTCAAGTAG
- a CDS encoding zinc-dependent metalloprotease, whose amino-acid sequence MKRSLITLLALAAFGAGCSVYQPLRDTTQPMKFKKSALETDDDWYMLSTVIDSPYEAGFTFPGEAGEMEKIRWVIEQDYLYAFRTHEFVRDSEFADSRENFLGEPVAAYRIEKHFDVWKQYNSVTGEEMPVLYEAMERPWWEREWIRVDWSSNYVGGFNWMFSEFCKMDGSIITSPVTYFPTNPGDPDQFYVAVRGTEADMQAQDWYEDFQEEFDGAEFCTQVGEWCNAYGWDRIEYLSDTNGFDYIDVINREVVSINIGPWLFGDPNTNCTSYPTIAFGGGQQITYRRSFLKKAPSEFKPVPHEDKSFERFGFFRIEREVLDPERGITDYLDYYASIWNIFENRYNADGSERPADQWTIKPITYYYIPTERLPSTQACLATGEACIDYINDDLYDVVANDWNEAYRDVLRSLGRADADDAVVFQAAPIEYNCGVSGERACQDIGDLRYSFMYNHDKEVGGSPLGYGPSFADPETGEIIAANANFYGGSLRRMSGFLGDLYDLSKGNVTEIEVMTGEDIREYYENMEHQMLPPRIPQVGLEGMEAVLKAAKQGLLDKTRNANLSFQELERKNKLEEMQLMMPRDAERRARLIGTPMEKALITPEMLTFHGFAPDVELSEDVLKRVSPLRDSSKFERHAQEWNTFWMKNNVLRAEAEAIFSDAALDRLIEWAEESLTAQNITPNRRTVVDFILRQTFRGVEAHEVGHTVGLRHNFQGSFDEENYPEDYWKIQEIFPDIEFGSINQTGDGITSTYDANGDNILDGAELAVYEADHKARKLEQERAGIDMHMTSSIMDYSRHFYYNDVLGIGRYDHAALKFGYANKVELYSNTESDFDPAEVAAAGGWANFQFRRLNRVDVDYYLGGERCMDSSECPAAGHVSVPQKCRANLGDSEVGNPVVVNGEVGGEPHYLGVCSSIYDEMKIKQKNSPSTKIYADYHFCSDERRDDRPFCNVYDEGKSAQELVENLVESYERSYIFNNFRRYKGDTFQPYYHYRRIWGSYFFPIGKLYQSLLYGYYYKDGFAENIGNGGFLDTFLASRMGMNFFAKVLATPDVGTYIKWDPSDVFYEGAYTETPESWADLYVPVGIGKHLYSRFEQGYYGEIYRYARIGNFFDKLFAIEALTTRDWGQPSANDETFPVNYYDGFQDELLTLFTGMVAEDMSSYGPVIRGVDVDPDTNVVSVSDVEFRDYWQGGFFGSDTADFPGLEMLAGSPIPYDQRYQGEYMDAGGSINVRIYALLYALLDFSVFFDATFPAYVQLYAYGRPSPRDQQAIDDGVANGDLIAFTSPDLDMTYVVPQTGDQRSVFWPVVAKAADLAAKLETYRGYASNGGAPAGFAAANQVCGKVYGIDPADPGADDECLLELTDRVESKLRSEESFLRMALDFLGQLGYATQ is encoded by the coding sequence ATGAAGCGGTCTCTCATCACCCTGCTGGCCCTCGCCGCCTTCGGCGCCGGCTGCAGCGTCTACCAGCCTCTGCGCGACACCACCCAGCCGATGAAGTTCAAGAAGTCGGCCCTCGAGACCGATGACGACTGGTACATGCTGTCCACGGTCATCGACTCGCCCTACGAGGCGGGCTTCACCTTCCCCGGTGAGGCCGGTGAGATGGAGAAGATCCGCTGGGTCATCGAGCAGGACTACCTCTACGCCTTCCGCACCCACGAGTTCGTGCGGGACAGCGAGTTCGCCGACTCCCGCGAGAACTTCCTCGGTGAGCCCGTGGCGGCCTACCGGATCGAGAAGCACTTCGACGTGTGGAAGCAGTACAACTCGGTGACCGGCGAGGAGATGCCCGTCCTCTACGAGGCCATGGAGCGTCCCTGGTGGGAGCGTGAGTGGATCCGGGTCGACTGGTCCTCCAACTACGTCGGCGGCTTCAACTGGATGTTCTCCGAGTTCTGCAAGATGGACGGAAGCATCATCACCAGCCCGGTGACCTACTTCCCGACCAACCCGGGCGACCCCGACCAGTTCTACGTCGCCGTGCGCGGCACCGAGGCCGACATGCAGGCCCAGGATTGGTACGAGGACTTCCAGGAGGAGTTCGACGGCGCCGAGTTCTGCACCCAGGTCGGTGAGTGGTGCAACGCCTATGGCTGGGATCGCATCGAGTACCTCAGCGACACCAACGGCTTCGACTACATCGACGTGATCAACCGTGAGGTCGTGAGCATCAACATCGGCCCCTGGCTCTTCGGCGATCCCAACACCAACTGCACCTCTTACCCGACCATCGCCTTCGGCGGCGGTCAGCAGATCACCTACCGCCGCTCCTTCCTCAAGAAGGCCCCGAGCGAGTTCAAGCCGGTGCCCCACGAGGACAAGAGCTTCGAGAGGTTCGGCTTCTTCCGCATCGAGCGCGAGGTCCTCGACCCCGAGCGCGGCATCACCGACTACCTCGACTACTACGCCTCCATCTGGAACATCTTCGAGAACCGCTACAACGCGGACGGTTCCGAGCGCCCGGCCGATCAGTGGACGATCAAGCCGATCACCTACTACTACATCCCGACCGAGCGGCTCCCCTCGACCCAGGCCTGCCTGGCCACCGGTGAGGCCTGCATCGACTACATCAACGACGACCTCTACGACGTGGTCGCCAACGACTGGAACGAGGCCTACCGCGACGTGCTGCGCAGCCTCGGCCGCGCCGACGCCGACGACGCCGTCGTCTTCCAGGCCGCCCCGATCGAGTACAACTGCGGCGTCTCGGGCGAGCGCGCCTGCCAGGACATCGGCGACCTGCGCTACTCCTTCATGTACAACCACGACAAGGAGGTCGGCGGCTCCCCGCTGGGCTACGGCCCCTCCTTCGCCGATCCCGAGACCGGCGAGATCATCGCGGCCAACGCCAACTTCTACGGCGGCTCCCTGCGCCGGATGAGCGGCTTCCTCGGCGACCTCTACGACCTCTCCAAGGGCAACGTGACCGAGATCGAGGTCATGACCGGCGAGGACATCCGCGAGTACTACGAGAACATGGAGCACCAGATGCTCCCGCCGCGGATCCCGCAGGTGGGCCTCGAGGGCATGGAGGCCGTGCTCAAAGCGGCCAAGCAGGGTCTCCTCGACAAGACTCGCAACGCCAACCTCTCCTTCCAGGAGCTCGAGCGGAAGAACAAGCTCGAGGAGATGCAGCTGATGATGCCCCGCGACGCCGAGCGCCGCGCCAGGCTCATCGGCACCCCGATGGAGAAGGCCCTCATCACCCCCGAGATGCTCACCTTCCACGGCTTCGCGCCGGACGTGGAGCTCTCCGAGGACGTCCTGAAGCGCGTCTCCCCCCTGCGTGACTCCTCGAAGTTCGAGCGCCACGCCCAGGAGTGGAACACGTTCTGGATGAAGAACAACGTCCTGCGGGCCGAGGCCGAGGCCATCTTCAGCGACGCCGCTCTCGACCGCCTGATCGAGTGGGCCGAGGAGAGCCTCACCGCGCAGAACATCACCCCCAACCGCCGCACCGTGGTGGACTTCATCCTCCGCCAGACCTTCCGCGGCGTGGAGGCCCACGAGGTCGGCCACACCGTCGGCCTGCGCCACAACTTCCAGGGCTCCTTCGATGAGGAGAACTACCCGGAGGACTACTGGAAGATCCAGGAGATCTTCCCGGACATCGAGTTCGGCTCGATCAACCAGACCGGCGACGGCATCACCTCGACCTACGACGCCAACGGCGACAACATCCTCGATGGCGCCGAGCTCGCGGTCTACGAGGCCGATCACAAGGCCCGGAAGCTGGAGCAGGAGCGGGCTGGCATCGACATGCACATGACCAGCTCCATCATGGATTACTCCCGGCACTTCTATTACAACGACGTGCTCGGCATCGGCCGCTACGATCACGCCGCCCTCAAGTTCGGCTATGCCAACAAGGTCGAGCTCTACTCGAACACCGAGAGCGACTTCGATCCGGCCGAGGTCGCCGCCGCCGGCGGCTGGGCCAACTTCCAGTTCCGCCGCCTGAACCGCGTCGACGTCGACTACTACCTCGGCGGCGAGCGCTGCATGGACTCCTCCGAGTGCCCGGCCGCCGGTCACGTCTCGGTGCCCCAGAAGTGCCGCGCCAACCTGGGAGACTCCGAGGTCGGCAACCCGGTGGTCGTCAACGGCGAGGTCGGCGGTGAGCCGCACTACCTCGGCGTCTGCTCCTCGATCTACGACGAGATGAAGATCAAGCAGAAGAACTCCCCGAGCACCAAGATCTACGCCGACTACCACTTCTGCTCGGACGAGCGGCGGGACGACCGGCCCTTCTGCAACGTCTACGACGAGGGCAAGTCGGCCCAGGAGTTGGTGGAGAACCTCGTGGAGAGCTACGAGCGCTCCTACATCTTCAACAACTTCCGGCGCTACAAGGGCGACACCTTCCAGCCCTACTACCACTACCGCCGGATCTGGGGCTCCTACTTCTTCCCCATCGGCAAGCTCTACCAGTCGCTGCTCTACGGCTACTACTACAAGGACGGCTTCGCCGAGAACATCGGCAACGGCGGCTTCCTCGACACCTTCCTGGCGTCGCGGATGGGTATGAACTTCTTCGCCAAGGTCCTGGCGACCCCGGACGTCGGCACCTACATCAAGTGGGATCCCTCCGATGTCTTCTACGAGGGCGCCTACACCGAGACCCCCGAGTCCTGGGCCGACCTCTACGTGCCCGTGGGCATCGGCAAGCACCTCTACTCGCGCTTCGAGCAGGGCTACTACGGCGAGATCTACCGCTACGCCCGGATCGGCAACTTCTTCGACAAGCTCTTCGCCATCGAGGCCCTGACCACCCGTGACTGGGGTCAGCCCTCGGCGAACGACGAGACCTTCCCGGTCAACTACTACGACGGCTTCCAGGACGAGCTGCTCACCCTCTTCACCGGCATGGTGGCCGAGGACATGAGCTCCTACGGGCCCGTCATCCGGGGCGTCGACGTCGATCCGGACACCAACGTGGTCAGCGTCTCGGATGTCGAGTTCCGCGACTACTGGCAGGGCGGCTTCTTCGGCTCCGACACCGCCGACTTCCCGGGCCTCGAGATGCTGGCCGGCTCGCCGATCCCCTACGATCAGCGCTACCAGGGCGAGTACATGGACGCGGGCGGCTCGATCAACGTCCGGATCTACGCGCTGCTCTACGCGCTCCTCGACTTCTCGGTCTTCTTCGACGCCACCTTCCCGGCCTACGTGCAGCTCTACGCCTACGGTCGGCCCTCCCCCCGCGACCAGCAGGCCATCGACGACGGCGTGGCGAACGGCGACCTCATCGCCTTCACCAGCCCCGACCTCGACATGACCTAC